The following are from one region of the Stanieria cyanosphaera PCC 7437 genome:
- a CDS encoding DUF3119 family protein, which produces MTNTQPTTETQATVELRPSYNLSVGLIAIAIAISFFQIWVGGVIAILGLFLLVQTATIRLQFTDTALDVCRSGKLLRRFPYSDWLAWRIFWQPVPILFYFREVKSIHFLPILFDSRMLVSCLEKYCPLKQ; this is translated from the coding sequence GTGACTAATACACAACCTACTACTGAAACTCAAGCAACAGTTGAACTAAGACCAAGTTATAACCTTTCTGTAGGTTTAATTGCGATCGCTATTGCAATTTCCTTTTTCCAAATTTGGGTCGGAGGTGTAATTGCTATTTTAGGCTTGTTTTTATTGGTGCAAACAGCCACAATCAGATTACAATTTACTGATACTGCTTTAGATGTTTGTCGTTCAGGAAAATTGCTGCGTCGATTTCCTTACAGTGATTGGTTAGCGTGGCGTATTTTTTGGCAACCTGTACCGATTCTCTTTTATTTTCGTGAAGTAAAAAGTATTCATTTTTTACCAATTCTGTTTGATTCTAGAATGTTGGTTAGTTGTTTGGAAAAATATTGTCCTCTTAAACAGTAG
- a CDS encoding molybdenum cofactor biosynthesis protein MoaE has translation MNLTQLNFPNQTKTHPQDNFAITFAPLSLEEVYRLADDPANGAVVVMSGTVRNQTGGKQVLSLEYQAYEPMAIAVFRSIAAQIRQQWQDTNRIVIHHRVGHLEIGDLSVLVAVGCPHRSEAFEACRYAIDTLKHNAPIWKKEYFQEADGQITTQWVNCC, from the coding sequence ATGAATCTTACTCAGCTTAACTTTCCAAATCAAACCAAAACTCATCCTCAAGACAATTTTGCAATTACTTTTGCACCCTTATCCCTAGAAGAAGTTTATCGACTAGCAGACGATCCGGCTAATGGTGCAGTTGTAGTAATGAGTGGTACAGTACGCAATCAAACTGGTGGTAAGCAAGTATTATCTTTAGAATATCAGGCTTATGAACCAATGGCGATCGCGGTATTTCGCTCGATTGCAGCCCAAATTCGTCAACAATGGCAAGATACTAATCGAATAGTGATCCATCATCGTGTGGGACATTTAGAGATAGGAGATCTTAGTGTTTTAGTCGCAGTAGGTTGTCCCCACCGTTCCGAAGCTTTTGAAGCTTGTCGATATGCCATTGATACTCTTAAACACAACGCTCCAATTTGGAAAAAAGAGTATTTTCAAGAGGCTGATGGGCAAATTACAACTCAATGGGTAAATTGTTGTTGA
- a CDS encoding MlaE family lipid ABC transporter permease subunit yields MTNRSSTINGIGIWLQRSLAALFLTGQVVIHLLKAKIHRRNTLEQMAVVGPDSLAIALVTAAFVGMVFTIQVAREFLYFGAGQAVGGVLALALTRELAPVLTAVVIAGRVGSAFAAEIGTMRVTEQIDALYVLKTDPIDYLVIPRVISCCLMLPILTLLSLITGMIGGLIISETFYGISQVVFLDSIQNFLQVWDLCTALIKSVVFGALVAIIGCSWGLTTTGGAKGVGQSTTTAVVTALLAIFIANFFLSWLMFQGTGSALVE; encoded by the coding sequence ATGACTAACCGCAGCAGTACTATTAATGGCATTGGCATTTGGTTACAACGCTCCTTAGCAGCACTTTTTCTGACAGGGCAAGTTGTAATTCATCTCCTTAAAGCCAAAATTCATCGCAGGAATACCTTAGAACAAATGGCAGTAGTAGGGCCAGACTCACTAGCGATCGCTTTAGTTACGGCTGCTTTTGTAGGAATGGTGTTTACAATTCAAGTTGCGAGGGAGTTTCTGTATTTCGGTGCCGGACAAGCAGTAGGAGGCGTACTTGCTTTAGCTTTAACTAGAGAATTAGCACCAGTTTTAACTGCTGTTGTGATTGCAGGAAGGGTAGGATCGGCATTTGCTGCCGAAATTGGAACGATGCGAGTTACCGAGCAAATTGACGCTCTTTATGTTCTTAAAACAGATCCAATCGATTATTTAGTCATACCAAGAGTAATCTCATGTTGCTTAATGTTGCCAATTTTAACGCTTTTATCCTTAATTACTGGAATGATAGGCGGATTGATAATTTCTGAGACTTTTTATGGTATTTCTCAGGTTGTTTTTTTAGATTCAATTCAAAATTTTTTACAGGTTTGGGATTTATGTACTGCATTGATTAAATCAGTTGTCTTTGGAGCTTTAGTTGCCATAATTGGTTGTAGTTGGGGATTAACTACCACTGGAGGAGCAAAAGGTGTAGGACAATCGACTACCACAGCAGTAGTGACAGCTTTACTCGCTATTTTTATTGCTAATTTCTTTTTATCGTGGTTAATGTTCCAAGGAACAGGTAGTGCTTTGGTAGAGTAA
- a CDS encoding response regulator, which produces MISILLVDDQALLCEVLKTWLEVEQDFQVVGVAHNGEQALDQVEVLQPDIVLMDIDMPGMNGLSATKIICERFPQVKVIFLSAHDDDNYLGKSLKAGAKGYLLKNTTAEELAHKIRAVYHNQTPSLPKSDDSVIVLKTQLEELIETYRHKFQKQLEEGQFFLETLNQTNNYEHKIQQRLNELENLLIDKIDNCDQRLIQLEIINGNTWESLRSEALELQTQMNESNRNLSSQMNQQIVNLRRELDTQLANALEDWARQRAALQEWAVQRDEMRPSLEEFEIKYRTELMAVINPMRASFRDIDKQMRMMRNCMIAAILTAAMSLSLASWVLVSHGHENNSPAANTSEVN; this is translated from the coding sequence ATGATTAGTATTTTATTAGTAGATGACCAAGCTCTTCTCTGTGAAGTGCTAAAAACCTGGCTAGAGGTAGAACAAGATTTTCAGGTGGTTGGAGTAGCTCATAATGGGGAACAAGCTCTTGATCAAGTCGAAGTACTTCAACCCGATATCGTTTTGATGGACATCGATATGCCAGGCATGAATGGCTTAAGTGCTACCAAAATTATTTGTGAGCGTTTTCCTCAAGTTAAAGTTATTTTCTTAAGTGCGCATGATGATGATAATTATTTAGGAAAATCTTTAAAAGCTGGTGCTAAAGGTTATTTACTCAAAAATACTACTGCTGAAGAATTAGCTCATAAAATTCGGGCGGTTTATCATAATCAAACTCCGTCTTTACCGAAGAGCGATGATAGTGTTATCGTCCTTAAAACCCAACTAGAAGAGTTAATAGAAACTTATCGTCATAAATTCCAAAAACAACTAGAAGAAGGGCAATTTTTTCTAGAAACACTTAATCAAACTAATAATTATGAGCATAAAATTCAACAACGTTTGAATGAATTAGAAAACTTATTGATAGATAAAATAGATAATTGCGATCAACGTTTAATTCAGTTAGAAATTATTAATGGCAATACTTGGGAATCATTGCGTAGTGAAGCTCTAGAGCTACAAACTCAAATGAATGAATCTAATCGCAATTTAAGTTCTCAAATGAATCAACAAATAGTTAATTTGAGAAGGGAATTAGATACTCAATTAGCGAATGCTTTAGAAGATTGGGCTCGTCAAAGGGCTGCTTTACAAGAATGGGCGGTGCAAAGAGATGAAATGCGCCCTTCGTTAGAAGAATTTGAAATTAAATATCGCACTGAATTAATGGCAGTAATTAATCCGATGAGAGCTTCTTTTCGTGATATCGACAAGCAAATGCGAATGATGCGTAATTGTATGATCGCAGCTATTTTAACTGCTGCTATGTCTCTTAGTTTGGCTAGTTGGGTATTAGTTTCTCATGGGCATGAGAATAATTCACCCGCAGCCAATACCAGTGAAGTTAATTAA
- a CDS encoding FHA domain-containing protein — protein MPEIIIVNSKQPQKITTVYITPEKMLNQECLIGREERCCIVLQDSLVSRIHGKITFKNGNYYYTDLGSRNGSRLNNELTTVNQNYPLNPSDSLNLGSHLLWMKSVSEITTNPSPSPSIPKNYMPLATIEPTSINRWSKGELIVRCVQIISETDDVKTFRFVAEPPVLFTYQPGQFVTLKLEIDGQSLKSSYSISSSPSRPHTLDITVKRVPIFADQPTAPPDLVSNWLHDQLEIGSKIKIKGPMGKFSCFNNPAPKLLFISAGSGIIPLMSMARWLCDTVSEVDMIFCHSTATPQDLMFRSELELMATRYSNFKLAVTITRPETSKAWLGYTGRLNTSMLSMIAPDFEERNVYVCGSNSFLISVRSLLEQMDFPMENYYEESCDFEREQKSAHSVAQLPISGVSTALSATESFLTSKVQNSEGCSNELNRKKRLEASFKSQVPRHSSSSACQPHHLPSLSILPTSAKPATTEVIPFPSPINSVAATSSPIVWLAKSGQAISYDRFAPCQGGDRNSSILEAAQAQNISLPHGCGMGVCGHCKVKKLSGEVVYDEEVDCEAGYVLTCLAKPVGKVRLDV, from the coding sequence ATGCCAGAAATTATCATTGTCAACAGCAAACAACCCCAAAAAATTACCACTGTTTATATCACGCCTGAAAAAATGCTTAATCAGGAATGTTTAATTGGCAGAGAAGAACGGTGTTGTATTGTATTGCAAGACTCCCTAGTAAGTAGAATTCACGGCAAAATTACTTTTAAAAATGGTAACTATTACTATACCGATTTGGGTAGTCGGAATGGTTCAAGACTCAATAACGAATTGACTACAGTAAATCAAAATTATCCTTTAAACCCTTCTGATAGTCTTAATCTTGGTTCTCATCTGTTATGGATGAAATCAGTTAGTGAAATTACAACTAATCCTTCTCCTAGTCCATCTATTCCTAAAAACTATATGCCTTTGGCAACTATTGAGCCTACCTCAATTAATCGTTGGAGTAAAGGAGAACTGATTGTTCGTTGTGTACAAATTATTTCAGAAACTGATGATGTCAAAACTTTTAGGTTTGTAGCTGAACCGCCAGTTTTATTTACCTATCAACCAGGACAATTTGTAACTCTTAAACTAGAAATTGATGGTCAATCGCTTAAAAGCTCTTATTCGATTTCTTCCTCGCCTTCTCGTCCTCATACTCTCGATATCACTGTTAAACGTGTTCCTATATTTGCCGATCAACCAACAGCACCACCAGATTTAGTTAGTAATTGGTTACATGACCAGCTTGAGATCGGCAGTAAGATTAAAATTAAAGGGCCAATGGGCAAATTTAGTTGTTTTAATAATCCAGCACCCAAATTATTATTTATTTCGGCTGGTAGCGGAATCATTCCCTTGATGTCGATGGCTCGCTGGCTTTGTGATACTGTTTCCGAGGTAGATATGATCTTTTGTCATAGTACGGCTACTCCTCAGGATTTGATGTTTCGTTCTGAATTAGAATTAATGGCAACTAGATATTCTAACTTTAAACTAGCAGTTACAATTACTCGCCCTGAAACAAGTAAGGCGTGGTTGGGTTATACGGGTCGATTAAATACCTCAATGTTATCGATGATCGCTCCAGATTTTGAAGAACGCAATGTTTATGTCTGCGGATCGAATTCTTTTCTAATCTCAGTTCGGTCTTTATTAGAACAAATGGATTTTCCGATGGAAAATTATTATGAAGAAAGCTGTGACTTTGAAAGAGAGCAAAAATCTGCTCATTCTGTAGCTCAATTACCAATTTCAGGAGTTAGTACGGCTTTATCGGCAACTGAATCTTTTTTAACTTCCAAAGTTCAAAATAGTGAGGGTTGTTCTAACGAACTTAATCGCAAAAAAAGGCTAGAAGCCAGTTTTAAATCTCAAGTCCCCAGACATTCCTCTTCATCAGCTTGTCAACCTCATCATCTTCCTTCTCTTTCAATTCTGCCTACTTCTGCTAAACCAGCTACTACTGAAGTAATTCCTTTTCCTTCTCCAATCAATTCAGTTGCTGCTACTTCATCGCCAATAGTTTGGTTAGCTAAATCTGGTCAAGCAATTAGTTACGATCGCTTCGCGCCTTGCCAAGGGGGAGATCGCAATTCTTCTATTTTAGAAGCAGCACAAGCTCAAAATATTTCTCTACCTCATGGTTGTGGGATGGGTGTTTGTGGTCATTGTAAGGTTAAAAAACTATCAGGAGAAGTAGTTTACGACGAGGAAGTTGATTGTGAAGCAGGCTATGTTTTAACTTGTCTGGCTAAACCAGTCGGCAAAGTGAGATTAGATGTTTGA
- a CDS encoding cation:proton antiporter encodes MTLESSMAEVSIKGNLEQFLIVLSVSLSVATVSKIFSWFRRIPYTLLLVIVGLGLAFVDIRLVNLSPELILEIFLPPLLFEAAWNIRWQSLKENLVPVIMFAVLGVVISVIGVAFALSQLTTLSLSTALLIGASLSATDPVSVVALFRELGASKRLTILMEGESLFNDGVAVVAFLLLVGIPLGLEEFSLPTTITRFTTFVGLGLGIGCIIGFGISYLTQRFDLPLVEQSLTLVSAYGTYLITEELGGSGVIGVVTVGIILGNFGSRIGMNPRTRLLVSEFWEFLAFFVNSIVFLLIGDQINFTSLINNLDLISVAIAFVLITRAIVIYGLGSISNLFSSIKLNWREQTVLWWGGLRGSVSIAVALSVPALLSGRQEIIDTVFGVVLFTLLVQGLTTQWLLAKLNLIGDQPLRQEYLELLARRIALKRVINFLATTDLVPEIEPEFYRYQQGLVKGELQSIEQKIAKMHKEHSNLRSLAMEQFKEQLLDIEANTYAELIRVGQLNHNLSPVLQEIIAQAAD; translated from the coding sequence ATGACTCTTGAGTCTAGTATGGCTGAAGTTTCAATTAAAGGCAATCTTGAACAATTTTTAATTGTTTTATCTGTCTCTTTAAGTGTTGCAACAGTTTCAAAAATTTTTAGTTGGTTTAGAAGAATTCCTTACACTCTTCTTTTAGTAATTGTTGGTTTGGGCTTGGCTTTTGTCGATATTCGTTTAGTAAATCTTTCACCAGAATTAATTTTAGAAATATTTTTACCTCCTTTATTATTTGAAGCAGCTTGGAATATTCGCTGGCAGAGTTTAAAAGAAAATTTAGTACCAGTGATCATGTTTGCTGTGTTAGGAGTTGTTATTTCTGTGATTGGAGTTGCTTTTGCTTTGAGTCAATTGACAACTTTATCACTCTCAACTGCTTTATTAATAGGAGCTAGTTTATCAGCTACCGATCCTGTTTCTGTGGTAGCTTTGTTTCGAGAATTAGGTGCGAGCAAACGCCTGACAATTTTAATGGAAGGAGAAAGTTTATTTAATGATGGTGTTGCAGTAGTTGCCTTTTTATTATTAGTAGGAATTCCGTTAGGTTTGGAAGAATTTTCTTTACCAACAACTATTACTCGTTTTACTACTTTTGTGGGTCTTGGGTTAGGAATTGGTTGTATTATTGGTTTTGGAATTTCTTATTTAACTCAAAGATTTGATTTACCTTTAGTTGAACAATCTCTAACTTTGGTTTCTGCTTATGGTACTTATTTAATTACCGAAGAATTAGGAGGTTCAGGAGTAATTGGGGTGGTTACAGTAGGAATTATTTTAGGTAATTTTGGTTCTCGAATTGGCATGAATCCCCGTACTCGATTATTAGTTTCTGAATTCTGGGAATTTTTAGCTTTTTTTGTGAATTCAATTGTCTTTTTGTTGATTGGCGATCAAATTAATTTTACTAGTTTAATTAATAATTTAGATTTGATTAGTGTCGCGATCGCGTTTGTTTTAATTACTAGAGCAATTGTCATTTATGGTTTGGGTAGTATTAGTAATTTATTTAGTTCAATCAAACTTAATTGGCGGGAACAAACTGTACTTTGGTGGGGTGGTTTAAGAGGTTCGGTTTCGATTGCTGTGGCTTTAAGTGTTCCTGCTTTATTATCAGGTAGACAAGAAATAATTGATACCGTATTTGGAGTAGTTTTGTTTACTTTATTAGTTCAAGGTTTAACTACTCAGTGGTTATTAGCAAAATTAAATTTAATTGGTGACCAACCTTTAAGACAAGAATATTTAGAATTATTGGCTCGTCGCATTGCTTTAAAAAGAGTAATTAATTTTTTAGCAACTACAGATCTTGTTCCAGAAATTGAACCAGAATTTTATCGTTATCAACAAGGATTAGTGAAAGGAGAATTACAAAGTATTGAACAAAAAATTGCCAAAATGCATAAAGAACATTCCAACTTGCGCTCGCTAGCAATGGAACAGTTCAAAGAACAATTATTAGACATTGAAGCCAATACTTATGCCGAATTAATTCGAGTAGGGCAATTAAATCATAATCTTTCTCCTGTCTTACAAGAAATTATCGCTCAAGCAGCAGATTGA
- the purF gene encoding amidophosphoribosyltransferase, with protein sequence MMPHQSFSSEQGNPVSYQEQNDFHHLPDKPEEACGVFGLYAPEEDVAKLTYFGLYALQHRGQESAGIATFAGEQVHCYKDMGLVSQVFNNDILRKLPGTLAVGHTRYSTTGSSLKVNAQPALAKTRLGTLALAHNGNLVNTFELRQELTKRGVNFNTTTDSEMIALAIADEVDSGKDWLKAAISAFELCSGAYSLVIGTPEGLMGVRDPNGIRPLVIGTLNEGTTRYVLASETCGLDIIGAEYLRDVEPGELVWITEDGLASFHWAQKPSRKLCIFEMIYFARPDSLMHDETLYSYRLRLGEQLAVESYVEADLVMGVPDSGVPAAIGFSRKSGVAYGEGLIKNRYVGRTFIQPTQHMRESGIRMKLNTLKDVLTGKRIIIVDDSIVRGTTSRKIVKALRDAGATEVHMRISSPPVTHPCFYGIDTDTQDQLIAATKSVKDIEKQIGVDSLAYLSWEGMLKVTGENPNSFCSACFTGDYPISIPEDVKRSKLILENAKI encoded by the coding sequence ATGATGCCTCATCAGTCTTTTTCTTCCGAGCAAGGCAATCCCGTCAGCTATCAAGAGCAAAACGATTTTCACCACTTACCAGACAAACCAGAAGAAGCTTGTGGCGTGTTTGGATTGTATGCACCAGAAGAAGATGTTGCTAAATTGACTTATTTTGGTCTTTATGCCTTACAACATCGTGGTCAAGAATCAGCAGGGATTGCTACTTTTGCAGGAGAGCAAGTACATTGTTACAAAGATATGGGCTTAGTTTCCCAAGTCTTTAATAACGATATTTTACGCAAGCTACCAGGAACTTTAGCTGTAGGTCATACCCGCTATTCTACAACAGGTTCTAGTCTCAAAGTAAATGCTCAACCTGCTCTTGCCAAGACTAGATTAGGTACTCTTGCTTTGGCACATAACGGAAATTTAGTTAATACTTTTGAACTACGGCAAGAATTAACCAAACGAGGAGTTAATTTTAATACTACTACTGACTCAGAAATGATTGCTTTAGCGATCGCGGATGAAGTAGATAGTGGTAAAGATTGGTTGAAAGCAGCTATTAGTGCTTTTGAGTTGTGTTCTGGGGCGTATAGTTTAGTAATTGGTACTCCTGAAGGATTAATGGGAGTCAGAGATCCCAATGGAATTCGACCTTTAGTAATTGGTACTCTCAATGAGGGAACTACTCGTTATGTACTTGCTTCCGAAACCTGCGGTTTAGATATTATTGGGGCAGAATATTTACGGGATGTCGAGCCAGGAGAATTAGTTTGGATCACAGAAGATGGGCTAGCTTCGTTTCATTGGGCGCAAAAACCATCCAGAAAGTTGTGTATTTTTGAAATGATTTATTTTGCTCGTCCTGATAGCTTGATGCACGATGAGACATTATACAGTTATCGCTTGCGATTGGGCGAACAATTAGCAGTAGAATCCTATGTAGAAGCAGATTTAGTAATGGGTGTACCCGATTCTGGAGTTCCTGCTGCGATCGGTTTTTCTCGTAAATCTGGGGTTGCTTATGGGGAAGGATTGATTAAAAATCGTTATGTGGGGCGTACCTTTATTCAACCAACTCAGCATATGCGAGAGTCTGGAATTCGCATGAAACTCAATACCCTTAAAGATGTTTTAACAGGGAAAAGAATTATTATTGTTGATGATTCGATTGTCAGAGGTACAACTAGCCGTAAGATAGTCAAAGCTTTAAGAGATGCAGGGGCAACCGAAGTTCATATGCGAATTTCCTCTCCACCTGTGACTCATCCTTGTTTTTATGGCATTGACACCGATACTCAAGATCAATTAATTGCTGCTACCAAATCGGTTAAAGATATTGAAAAACAAATTGGAGTAGATTCTTTAGCTTATTTAAGTTGGGAAGGAATGTTAAAAGTTACTGGAGAAAATCCTAATAGCTTTTGTTCGGCTTGTTTTACAGGCGATTATCCTATCTCAATCCCTGAAGATGTTAAACGTTCTAAGTTAATTTTGGAAAACGCGAAGATTTAA
- a CDS encoding DEAD/DEAH box helicase, translated as MPRISQLKFDRGTLILHPPPRGKLWLEYAIWDDRIEKFRIPAIYYRPLVEALQAEESEFIDDAKDFYALELNSCVEIEPYPHQQEALLAWKQSQRQGVVVLPTAGGKTYLAQLAMQATPRTTLVVVPTLDLMHQWYAQIESAFPDVEVGLLGGGSRDRSPILIATYNSAAIHAETLGNKYALIVFDECHHLPTDFFRVIAEYAIAPYRLGLTATPERTDGNHRFLDTLIGKVVYRKTAKELAGNTLASHKIVQVKVKLSQTEQQKYDQAIQTRNDFLRQANISLGSLEGWQLFVQASARSPQGRAAMLAHREAKEIALGTDAKLRVLVDLITKHYPEKILIFTNDNATVYRISQEFLIPAITYQTPVKERHEILKRYKAGELKILIASHVLNEGVDVPDARIAIILSGTGSTREYIQRLGRVLRKGNIQNKQAILYEVVTENTSEEKTSQRRRGESPEQPTSSAQLELLSFPFSQPINPSRKFKAAEQSLPWHPNQSQDEN; from the coding sequence ATGCCTCGCATCTCCCAATTAAAATTTGACCGAGGTACTTTGATTCTGCATCCTCCACCAAGAGGTAAATTATGGCTAGAATATGCTATCTGGGACGATCGCATTGAAAAGTTTCGCATCCCAGCTATTTACTATCGTCCTTTGGTAGAAGCTTTGCAAGCAGAAGAGTCAGAATTTATTGATGATGCCAAGGATTTTTATGCCTTGGAATTGAATTCTTGTGTGGAAATCGAACCTTATCCTCATCAACAAGAAGCATTACTCGCTTGGAAACAATCTCAACGACAAGGAGTAGTCGTTTTACCTACGGCGGGAGGAAAAACTTATTTGGCTCAATTGGCAATGCAAGCTACTCCGCGTACAACTTTGGTAGTAGTTCCGACTTTAGACTTGATGCATCAATGGTATGCTCAAATTGAATCTGCTTTTCCTGATGTCGAAGTAGGTTTGTTGGGTGGAGGTTCTCGCGATCGCTCTCCGATTTTAATTGCTACTTATAATAGTGCAGCCATTCACGCTGAAACTCTGGGAAATAAATATGCTTTGATTGTTTTTGATGAATGTCATCATTTACCGACAGATTTTTTTCGAGTCATTGCCGAATACGCGATCGCACCTTATCGTTTAGGTTTAACTGCTACACCCGAACGCACCGATGGTAATCATCGTTTTTTGGATACTTTAATTGGTAAGGTGGTTTATCGCAAAACAGCCAAGGAACTAGCTGGAAACACCCTAGCTTCACACAAAATCGTTCAAGTTAAAGTCAAATTATCTCAAACAGAACAGCAAAAATACGACCAAGCGATCCAAACCCGTAACGACTTTTTACGTCAAGCTAATATTTCCCTCGGCAGTTTAGAAGGTTGGCAATTATTTGTCCAAGCCAGTGCGCGATCGCCACAAGGGAGAGCAGCGATGTTAGCTCATCGAGAGGCTAAAGAAATTGCTTTGGGTACAGATGCCAAATTAAGGGTATTAGTTGATCTGATTACGAAACATTATCCTGAGAAGATTCTAATTTTTACTAACGATAATGCTACGGTATATCGTATTTCTCAAGAATTTTTGATTCCTGCCATTACCTATCAAACACCAGTTAAAGAGCGTCATGAGATTCTGAAACGTTATAAAGCAGGAGAGTTAAAAATTTTGATTGCTTCCCACGTCCTTAATGAAGGAGTAGACGTACCCGATGCTCGAATTGCCATTATTTTATCGGGAACTGGTTCGACTAGAGAATATATTCAGCGATTGGGCAGAGTATTACGAAAAGGAAATATTCAAAACAAACAAGCAATTCTTTATGAAGTAGTAACAGAAAATACTAGTGAAGAAAAAACCTCTCAACGTCGAAGAGGAGAGTCTCCCGAACAACCTACTTCATCTGCCCAACTAGAACTTTTGTCTTTTCCTTTTTCTCAACCAATCAATCCTAGCAGAAAATTTAAGGCAGCCGAACAATCCCTTCCTTGGCATCCTAATCAATCACAAGATGAGAATTAG